In Burkholderia savannae, one genomic interval encodes:
- the bcsQ gene encoding cellulose biosynthesis protein BcsQ: MKTIAVISTAGGAGRTTLTAALAVLLARRGRPVVALDFDPQNLLGVPLGLDAFASAGIAHALSGAAAAWHAHTWRSADGVLFVPYGDVDPAQALACDLRLSAEPEWLARSLVDVDLPGNGVTLIDAARYPSQQAAHALRCADLALCVVPPEPAGCATAAARLPELRAETGTALHIVVNRLNPARDMQRDALAMLRAAAGPGVVLEQRVHFDAALPESLARGTWFFDDAPHSQASHDMHGVAGWVDAWLDAPAGGETSGARQ, encoded by the coding sequence ATGAAGACGATCGCCGTGATTTCGACGGCGGGCGGCGCGGGCCGCACGACGCTGACGGCCGCGCTCGCCGTGCTGCTCGCGCGTCGCGGCCGCCCGGTCGTCGCGCTCGATTTCGATCCGCAGAATCTGCTCGGCGTGCCGCTCGGGCTCGACGCATTCGCGTCGGCGGGCATCGCGCACGCGCTGTCGGGCGCGGCCGCCGCATGGCACGCGCACACCTGGCGCAGCGCGGACGGCGTGCTGTTCGTGCCGTATGGCGACGTCGATCCCGCGCAGGCGCTCGCGTGCGACCTGCGGCTCTCGGCCGAACCGGAGTGGCTTGCGCGTTCGCTCGTCGACGTCGATTTGCCCGGCAACGGCGTGACCTTGATCGACGCCGCGCGCTATCCGTCGCAGCAGGCGGCGCACGCGCTGCGCTGCGCGGATCTCGCGCTGTGCGTCGTGCCGCCGGAGCCCGCCGGTTGTGCGACGGCCGCAGCACGGCTGCCCGAACTGCGCGCCGAGACCGGCACTGCGCTGCACATCGTCGTCAATCGCCTGAATCCCGCGCGCGACATGCAGCGCGATGCGCTCGCGATGCTGCGCGCGGCGGCGGGGCCGGGCGTCGTGCTCGAGCAGCGCGTGCATTTCGATGCGGCGCTGCCCGAGTCGCTCGCGCGCGGCACGTGGTTCTTCGACGATGCGCCGCATTCGCAGGCGTCGCACGATATGCACGGCGTCGCGGGTTGGGTCGACGCGTGGCTCGATGCGCCGGCCGGGGGCGAGACGTCGGGAGCGCGGCAATGA